Genomic DNA from Lagenorhynchus albirostris chromosome 9, mLagAlb1.1, whole genome shotgun sequence:
GCAAGATGCTGGAGTTAAAGTGAGGCAAACGGCTTAGAACCTTGACCTTCTCCTGCACATGCTCCGACCTCTTCTCTCCAGGCCCATTAGCCAGCTACTGTTCTGCTATCTCAGAGAGTTAGGAATTGGGTTTTCTTTAATTCTGTAAATTACTGTTGGTTTCTTGAAAGGTCAACTCCCCCAACACTAGAGACAGTTCGTTCCAAACAGGAGTGGGAGACAAGACTGAATGGAGTTCggataatgaaaaagaatgttcGGGTAAGTGTAGTGATGCGTGATCATTGAGTCAGAGTTAATCTGTGCTTAAACACTTCTGGTGATAGGGAAGGACCTTTTGCATTGCCCTTAGGGCCTGTTCTACCACTCCTCTTGCTTTCCTGATATAGGATGGTGCTCTCTTTTTAGGCAGGCTCATTCTGCTTAGCAGTAAAGGATAattcttgcttttctctcttttctaggACCAATTTAATAGTCATATCCAGCTAGTGAGGAATGGAGCCAAGCTGAGCAGCCTTCCTCAGATCCCGACTCCCACTTTGCCTCCACCCCCATCAGAGGTAAGAGCACTGGCTTTGGGGAGTCTACCTTTGTGTGTTGGTGGCAGAGCCTAGAGTCTTTCACTTGTTCTTTTTATGAAGATATCGGGACCATCCTTATTTGGTACAAGAAACAGTTGCTCACTGATCTCTGCTCCAGTTTCctaaactttcattttctttctctcccacttGTCTTCCACCTCGTCCCCTCTGCAGACAGACTTCATGCTTCAGGTGTTTCAACCCAGTCCCTCTCTGGCTCCTCGGATGCCTTTCTCCATTGGGCAGGTCACAATGCCCATGGTTATGCCCAGTGCAGATCCCCGTTCCTTGTCTTTCCCGATCCTGAACCCTGCCCTTTCCCAGCCCAACCAgccttccccaccccttcctggctCCCATGGGAGAAATAGCCCTGGCTTGGGTTCCCTTGTCGGCCCCCATGGTCCACACGTGCCCCCTGCCGCCTCCATCCCACCTCCCCCAGGCTTGGGTGGTGTTAAGGCTTCTACTGAAACTACCCGGCCCCAACCAGTAGACAAACTGGAGAAGATTCTGGAGAAGCTGCTTACTCGGTTTCCACAATGCAATAAGTAAGTATCTTTaaggattaattttaaaagtgtttttcagAGAAATGTTTATGGGTTAAAATAGGAGAGGTTTCATAGATATTCCTCATGAGTGTAGTATAGAATCTCTCCCcctcaacatttttctttcttagggcCCAGATGACCAACATTCTTCAGCAGATCAAGACAGCACGTACCACCATGGCAGGTCTGACCATGGAGGAGCTGATCCAGCTTGTAGCTGCGCGACTGGCAGAGCACGAGCGGGTGGCAGCAAGTACTCAGGTAAGAAAAGCTACTTGGCGGGGAACTCAGACCTGCTGAGATGTTGGGGAAGAGGTagatttcagaaatatttggggTGGGAAGAAGCATTGCAGCCAGGGGTATCTGGCCTGCTTTCTTCCTTTGCTGCGCTGGGAAATGAATGACTTCTCTTTGTTAAATGCCCTGTTTCTCAGATGTTCCTCCCTCACTGTGACAACGTTTCTGCCCACAGCCCCTTGGTCGGATCCGGGCCCTGTTCCCTGCTCCATTGGCCCAAATCAGTACCCCAATGTTCTTGCCTTCTGCCCAAGTTTCATATCCTGGGAGGTCTTCACATGTAAGACTCTATTCTTTGAAAACTGGGATGTGGAGAAgctgggggtgaggagggagtGGGTTTATAGGTGGAGCGCAGGAAGAAGCCGTCATCTCCTCAGCTGGGTTGTTGACAGCCCCAGCTGGGAAAATGCAGGTACTCTGTATtggaacttttctttcttttggtgtaAAATCTTTTTGCTACATGGAAAGAGTAGATGGAATCATGGGCATATAAGGCAAGGAGGCCCAGAGGTTCCTTACTCTTTTGACTGTCCCTCCTCTGCTGTACAGGCTCCAGCCACCTGTAAACTGTGTCTAATGTGCCAGAAACTTGTCCAGCCCAGTGAGCTGCACCCAATGGCATGCACCCATGTGCTGCACAAGGAGGTGGGTGCTGCATGCCTTCCTCTTTTTTCCACTCTTTCTTTTTGACAGCTGAGATCGTTTAATTTTCTTGAACATTGTACAGTGTTGACGCTCATCATTAATATCTAAACATAAGGTTTCAGTAAACCGTGGCTTAAATGTCAGCAGAATTCAGAATACTGGCAGCTAGGCTCTCCCAGCTTCCTTCTACCCCATTCCCTGTAGGGGACTGGACTGGGTAAACAGTTCATACTAGAACACCGATAGTCGCTGCCTTGGAAAATTGACAATAAGATATACATATCTAACCATTGTTTCAGACGTACCATTTCCAAGAGACTTTGCTTAGATGAGAGGAATGGAATAGGGAACCTGAATATGAGATTAGTAACTCCATTAATAAAATAGTTGGAAGGCTGACCTATTAGAGATTAGCTTCACAAACTGACAAGTTATTCCTGTCTTTTATGATGGTACCAGACAGAGTTAAATCTCTTAGCACcagggatgatttttttttttttactattttgttttgttcattttgtttttctaagaggTAGAAACTGAATTTATATCTAAATTCTTGGTAAGGGAAAATCCTGAATAAGATTTGAGGGCAATGGGTATTAGGAGATGGAAGCTCATCTCAGGCTAAATAGATGGCAAGAAGGAGCAAGTCTGTAGACAGTCAGCAGGAAGCAGCTTCTCACTGTCATTAGCTGATTGTTAATGTTCCCTGTAAAACAAGATCAGGTTCACCTGCTCTGAAGACTCTTCTGGCGGTAAAAGCCAGTGAAGCAGCCCTTCCAGTCCCCCAGTGAGCTTTTCTGACTCAGTAAACATCCCTTAGACCTGTTGAACCTTAACAGcgctctctcccctccttccctccgtcTTTCCTGATGAACCTGAGGTATGTCTGTCTTTCTTTCCAGTGTATCAAATTCTGGGCCCAGACCAACACAAATGACACTTGTCCCTTTTGTCCAACTCTTAAATGACGGACCTGactggggaggaagaagaggagaaactgATGTGAACAGGAAGTGCGGGTTCAAGATTTCTAAAACTCTATATTTATACAGTGACATATACTCATGCcatgtacatttttattatataggTAATGTGTGTATAGAAAGTCTGTATCCAGATGTTCGTAAATGAAAGTATGTATATTATGCAGAAATGGTCTGTCCCCCTCACCTTTCAATTCCTCTGGGGGAAGCAGATTGTAGGTAAGATGGTATTTAATTTGGCCTTGAAATTATGATATTCCTGCCTAGGGCTGTTTTCAGATGCAATATAAAAACCATCTAGGAAGCTGCTCTTGCTCTAAGGCCACCCTGCTCTGATTTGGCTCAGCCTCTAGTCCATTTTCTTAAGGCTCATGTACGCCGATTTGAACCCTGGTGCTCACCTGCTGTCCAGCCAGATGCCTTGCTTATTGAAAGCCTCCGGAAGCCTCAGTGCTATCCTAGCCCCCCTACTCCAAATGGAGAAAATGAGACTGcttgaggaaaaaatatataaccctGATAGTTTGATTTTTCGTTGAACATTTTACTGTGTTAACACTCATTATTTGTACATAGACATTAGGTTTACAGAATAGTCTGTTTACATCAGCAAAATTCACAGTCCAAAAATAACAACATAACCAGGTCCCGTTTCCCCCATGCCTCCACAAACTTCTGTCCACCCTACTTCCTGGATAGTCATCTCTTTAGAAACTAGCATAGCCCACAGGTCTTTCCTGGGCCAAGCCATCCCTTTCCACCACTGACTTGGCTTCTGATCAAGCTTTCACAGACCAACCTTGTGAAGTCCTCACCGCTTCCCCTTCACTTCTGGTCTTCTAGTCTAGCTATCTCCCCTCCCCTTGAAGGTTAAGGCAGTTGGTTCACAACCAAGTTGTttggtgaccttgggtgagttccAGGCAGGCACTGGGGTGAGGAGATGTCTGTGCAAAATTCCTTTCAGGATGATCTTGGGATATGGGTTTGAATTTTTGAAGCAAGAAAGCTATGGGGGACATGCTTCCTGTCCTGGGACAAATGGAGACCAAAGTGCTATGAAGAAGGGAGGTTAGATTTCAGGTTTATAAGTCATTTGTTCTGTGGGTAGCTGTCTGGAGCGAGGTCATTTTTCCACCTCTGCTTATTGAGCACTTCCAGTTTCTAGGTTTATACCGAGGAAAGCTGCGTTTCTATTACAGCTTTGAATCCTTTCCTGTCGCTTTATCTTTACTCCTAATGGAAATGGCTTCAGCTCCCTTCTCTTTTGGAATTAAACAAGTAAAAATTaagcagtaataaaaaaaattagctcCAGGAAAGGATATTATTATATTAGCAACAGGTGAATTTTTCCCATTCTGGGACCGGGAAATGCTTACTCGCACTAGTGGTACATATGAGGGTAGCaaagatttttcctttcagaGCCAAAtaattctctcctctctctttatGTTACTCTTCCTTGTCTTTCATCCTTGCCTGTCAGCTCATGAAcatactctttctcttctctggtctTACTTGTCCCGGTTTATTGACTGGCAACAGTGTAAGGAAATGGATTTCCTGGGATCTCCTTGGCATCTTTTAGGGTGATGGAAATGGCCTGAGTACTCCCCACTGTAGAGGTCAGATGACCCACTTTCTTTGGTTAATGAAATATTAATGACTCTAGTTTGGTAGCCATCATGAACAGGGAATGTGGCAAAATGGAAGACCagttcctttgttcttttcatttggtggggggggggggattcaTTTTTTATCTTGTAATCTTAAGATTTTATCTCCCCTTAACTTTGCAGCAGCCTTTGGGCCACTTGCAGTATTTTTCAGTATCCaatgaaaatatagaaattagAAGTGGGTCTAAAAAAATCCTGTTTCTTTTCTACAAATCTTTGACACCAAAGGAGTAAAGAGAAAACAGGAGGGGATGGGGAGCTTAACTGCTTCCTAGTGAAAGCCCCTGGAAACCAGCTGCAGCAGGAAGACAGTGTGGTGGAGGGTGTGCGTGGGGGCCGGGACTCATCGTCGCTCTTTGCTCCTTCTTGTTCAGGATCAATCCGAAAGCAACAGTTAAGTTTTGGCCACCCTTGttctcccttttccctctgtCCACTGGCCTGCACTGGTACAAGCTGTGCAGACCCCTGGGGAAGGCCCCTGATGCAGGGAGTGGAGATGGGACAGTCATTTTTCTggcatagaatttaaaaatagaaatatagaatacatatttttacaaGGAAGAAGCTgttgtctagatttttttttttacacttcagAGTTCACGGTTTCAgggtagaaaggaagaaactgttaaaagaaaaataagtacaagttttctctttcaaagaaaaaaataggacaaTGAGACTTACTAAGGAAGGGGTTGAGTTTTATACCCTGGAAAGAGCGGGGGAAAAACCAGTTTTCCCCAACGCGGGTTGAAATTATAAAGTGGAATGTGGCATTTTCATTTCACGGTAGCGGTTCTGGAAGTTTATTTACACAGTAAGTTCCAAGCTGGAAGTGGACAGTCTCCAGTCTTCCTGTCAGTCTCTGTGGTTATGGGGTGTTCCCCGTCAGCCAAAGCAGCACCAGGTGCAGTGGGAATGAAGAGGACTCAGATAAAAAACTGCGACTCAGTATTCTTGTTTTATTGGTTTATGGCTTGTGGGCAGCTGGCCGAGGCCAGGATCTCCAGAGGCCCTCTTTGTATTTCCCTCTCCCTCATCAGGTAATTCTACGCTGTGCAGGTCCCATACTTGGAAGCAGTGTGTTGACCAGAGAGGAATAGGATCCAGTGGAATAGTAAGAAAATTCAGCTCTTCCCATTAACACTGGTATCATAGTCGACTGGCTTAGAACTGATAGGGAGGAAATGAACTTGGTCCCCACTGTCTAGCCCAAGAACCAGCCTGGGTACCCAAGTACTATTAGGAGCGGGGAATAAAGAGCAGGATAGGGGCAAAGGATGGCCTCCATCAAGGGGCTCTTGTGGTGAAGGGAATTAGGAAGCCCGGAGGCTGTCATCCTTTTTCCACGCAGCCTTGATACTGAATGTGATGCTGGTGGAGCCAGAAAGCCCTGTGTTCCTGACATTCTTGGTATAATACTAGTGCCACTGTGGGATGCCTTAGCCGAATAAATGAGGGAGACCTTAGAGACA
This window encodes:
- the RNF214 gene encoding RING finger protein 214 isoform X5, whose translation is MTLLYGHSERVRYICFEILELVACTLFLNVQSMMAASEVAGVVATAPSPPESSSSVCASKPDEVLPDGLSPKDPAQKHKNSPLSSTDFKTADSEVNTDQDIEKNLDKMMTERTLLKERYQEVLDKQRQVENQLQVQLKQLQQRREEEMKNHQEILKAIQDVTIKREETKKKIEKEKKEFLQKEQDLKAEIEKLCEKGRREVWEMELDRLKNQDGEINRNIMEETERAWKAEILSLESRKELLVLKLEEAEKEAELHLTYLKSTPPTLETVRSKQEWETRLNGVRIMKKNVRDQFNSHIQLVRNGAKLSSLPQIPTPTLPPPPSETDFMLQVFQPSPSLAPRMPFSIGQVTMPMVMPSADPRSLSFPILNPALSQPNQPSPPLPGSHGRNSPGLGSLVGPHGPHVPPAASIPPPPGLGGVKASTETTRPQPVDKLEKILEKLLTRFPQCNKAQMTNILQQIKTARTTMAGLTMEELIQLVAARLAEHERVAASTQPLGRIRALFPAPLAQISTPMFLPSAQVSYPGRSSHAPATCKLCLMCQKLVQPSELHPMACTHVLHKECIKFWAQTNTNDTCPFCPTLK